The DNA region GTATAAAGTTTTTTATCTCGTGACTTAACGATACTTAATAATGCAGATTCAACTCGGTCTTCTTCCCAGGTTACAATATAAAGAATTGGGTACCGGGCACGGATTAAAATTTCAATTTCTTGAATTTGTCGTTTGGACATAGACGCAGTTACCTTATCCAAGTATTCCCGGTTGCATATTCTTGTTAAAAGGCTGTTATTTCCTAATGTATAATTATACATAACAATAGCTAAATATTCATATTTTTGTCAAATGGTAATAGGTTAGGGTATACTGTTAATAAAGAACATTGATCGATTGATATTAGAACGATGAATGTAGCTTACGAAGGGTTTATTAGTTGGTATGTATTTAACTCGATTAGTTTTACATAATTACCGGAATTTTCATACCCTATCGCTTTCGTTCGATAAACCAATGAATATTTTTTACGGTGGCAATGCTCAGGGAAAAACCAACTTACTAGAATCCATTTTTTTCGCGGCAACAGCTCGGTCATACCGAACCACGGAAGATGTGAATTTAATCCGCTGGGAGGAACCATATACCTATGTAAAAGCAGAGTTTATCCGGCGGAATCAACCGCATACGGTTGAGATAGGTTTGGCAAAAGGTGAAAAACAATTAAAACTCGATGGAAAAGTACTTCCCCGTCGAGCAGAACTTATCGGAAATCTAGTTGTCGTTTTATTCACACCAGATGATTTATATTTGGTTAAAGGGGAACCGGCGTTGCGTCGCCGGTTTATTGATTTGGCGATAGCGCAAATTAACAACCACTATCTATTTGCGCTGCAGCAATATCATCGCGTGGTTAAACAAAGGAATTTCGCGTTTCGGCAAGTGAAATTTGAAAAGGCTCATCGGGATACGGTTACTGTCTGGAATAAACAACTGATTCAATACGGTAGCGAAATTATCCTTACGCGAAAAGAAACACTCCTAAAGATGAATGAACGAACGCAGATGAATTATCAGCGGATTAGTGGCTCTTCACAGACATTAACCTTATACTATGAAACATCTTTTTCAGAAGAAGAAATGCTAGATTTCGAAACGTTATCAAGAGCATATCACCAAAAACTGGATGAGTTGAGTTCAAAAGAGTTCGAACTTGGGGTAACTTTGCTCGGCCCGCATCGAGATGATATTCTGATTTTTATCGACGGGCATGATTTGAAATCGTTCGGGTCGCAAGGTGAACAACGGAGTGCGGTTATCGCGATGAAATTAGCGGAAATTGAGTATATACAAAATCAGCTCGGAGAATCTCC from bacterium includes:
- the recF gene encoding DNA replication/repair protein RecF, with the translated sequence MYLTRLVLHNYRNFHTLSLSFDKPMNIFYGGNAQGKTNLLESIFFAATARSYRTTEDVNLIRWEEPYTYVKAEFIRRNQPHTVEIGLAKGEKQLKLDGKVLPRRAELIGNLVVVLFTPDDLYLVKGEPALRRRFIDLAIAQINNHYLFALQQYHRVVKQRNFAFRQVKFEKAHRDTVTVWNKQLIQYGSEIILTRKETLLKMNERTQMNYQRISGSSQTLTLYYETSFSEEEMLDFETLSRAYHQKLDELSSKEFELGVTLLGPHRDDILIFIDGHDLKSFGSQGEQRSAVIAMKLAEIEYIQNQLGESPIVALDDFISELDERRVEYISAVLLQQQCQTFITAVHPLRLAEIEAVAQYQIENGSIK